In the Leishmania panamensis strain MHOM/PA/94/PSC-1 chromosome 30 sequence genome, one interval contains:
- a CDS encoding 40S ribosomal protein S14 (TriTrypDB/GeneDB-style sysID: LpmP.30.3550) — translation MSKKQEVKEYGPNVKKGELVYGVVHIFASFNDTFVHVTDMSGRETYVKVTGGMKVKADRDESSPYAAMMAAQDVVSRCKECGINALHVKMRAVGGVRTKSPGPGAQAALRALARAGMKIGRIEDVTPIPTDSTRRKGSRRGRRL, via the coding sequence ATGTCCAAGAAGCAGGAAGTTAAGGAGTACGGCCCGAACGTGAAGAAGGGCGAACTTGTTTACGGCGTCGTGCACATCTTCGCTTCCTTCAATGACACGTTCGTGCACGTGACGGATATGTCAGGCCGCGAAACGTACGTGAAGGTCACAGGCGGTATGAAGGTGAAGGCCGATCGCGATGAGTCTTCTCCCTACGCTGCCATGATGGCCGCCCAAGACGTTGTGTCTCGCTGCAAGGAGTGCGGCATCAATGCCCTGCACGTCAAGATGCGCGCCGTCGGTGGAGTGCGCACCAAGTCCCCTGGCCCTGGCGCCCAGGCCGCCCTCCGCGCACTCGCCCGTGCTGGCATGAAGATTGGCCGCATCGAGGATGTCACACCGATTCCGACCGACTCCACCCGCCGCAAGGGATCCCGCCGTGGTCGCCGCCTCTAA
- a CDS encoding ATP synthase, epsilon chain, putative (TriTrypDB/GeneDB-style sysID: LpmP.30.3560) — MFRFCGRRLVGRTLPLLADHHELPEAFEFMEHKVIDKDIHAAYENMDTLRLTITRQDEFLFKEAPVKCVTVMGVNGENGVYPSHAYKITQLAPAPLTVEMTDGTVEKFFTSGGFAHINNEGSCDINCVECIPLSELDVDAAEKALAQQQSALSSAHDEKAKAVVEIRINVLESVLQSLKHM, encoded by the coding sequence ATGTTCCGGTTCTGTGGCCGTCGCTTGGTGGGGCGTACGTTGCCCCTGCTCGCCGATCATCACGAGCTACCTGAGGCATTTGAGTTCATGGAGCACAAGGTTATAGACAAGGATATCCACGCCGCCTACGAGAATATGGATACACTGCGCCTCACCATCACCCGCCAGGACGAGTTTCTCTTCAAGGAGGCGCCTGTTAAGTGCGTCACGGTCATGGGCGTTAACGGCGAGAACGGAGTGTACCCCAGTCACGCGTACAAAATCACACAGCTGGCCCCGGCGCCACTGACGGTGGAGATGACGGACGGTACGGTGGAAAAGTTCTTTACAAGCGGCGGTTTTGCCCACATCAACAACGAAGGTTCCTGTGATATTAACTGCGTGGAGTGCATCCCACTCTCTGAGCTTGACGTCGATGCCGCAGAGAaggcgctcgcgcagcagcaatcaGCTTTGAGTAGCGCCCATgacgagaaggcgaaggcggtggtTGAGATTCGCATCAACGTGCTCGAGTCGGTCCTTCAGAGCCTCAAGCACATGTAA
- a CDS encoding hypothetical protein (TriTrypDB/GeneDB-style sysID: LpmP.30.3570): MASQPISIHYKQMKEWLEDRKAVLSRKHKKEFNELLSIAPQLVQVAQYDIPALEKQMKRNETAIEECHRVCDETQRTQLKLWERRSDVLKEYGVEVAAADGGVGVTSAVDQRVREACAKVNTAFREYTRACMKGFKLHYNAFLMRSAAGRYGADPFAFHFPWLQRAFSEVEYLPVDASSVATCVSGEDTDVAGPHIDWGDGAEGAVAGLAKAAVHISWDATEMEARLVEDDSLPATDGLHFSIDIGSTKHRVNVLAELEAAACFCRERGTADLLECATETESLRDFLSNSKEGELARMRESYRTKSSLVDRIERFEHQIMVAKNRSVAHAAKMRDTSDELEKFKVQHDELVSRLRSMRDEALAHLEHMFPERKILIVGDLNKYLA, encoded by the coding sequence aTGGCCTCGCAACCAATCTCCATCCATTACAAGCAGATGAAGGAGTGGCTGGAGGACCGCAAGGCAGTTTTGTCTCGAAAGCACAAGAAGGAGTTCAACGAGCTCTTGTCTATTGCCCCTCAGCTtgtgcaggtggcgcagtACGACATTCCCGCTCTCGAGAAGCAGATGAAGCGAAACGAAACTGCCATCGAGGAGTGTCACCGTGTCTGTGACGAGACTCAGCGGACACAGCTCAAGCTGtgggagcggcgcagcgacgtgCTGAAGGAGTATGGAGTCgaggtcgctgctgctgacggggGGGTTGGTGTCACCTCTGCTGTCGATCAGCGTGTGAGGGAGGCGTGCGCCAAAGTGAACACCGCCTTTCGGGAGTACACTCGCGCCTGTATGAAAGGGTTTAAGCTACACTACAACGCGTTCTTGATGAGAAGTGCGGCTGGTCGTTATGGCGCCGATCCATTCGCTTTCCATTTTCCTTGGCTTCAGCGTGCTTTTAGTGAGGTGGAGTACTTGCCTGTGGACGCCTCCTCTGTGGCTACCTGTGTCAGTGGTGAGGACACCGATGTAGCAGGACCTCATATCGATTGGGGCGACGGTGCagagggggcggtggcggggtTGGCAAAGGCCGCCGTGCATATTAGCTGGGATGCCACCGAGATGGAAGCTCGGTTAGTGGAGGACGACAGCCTTCCAGCTACAGATGGGCTGCACTTCTCAATTGATATCGGCTCTACAAAGCATCGCGTCAACGTATTGGCGGAgctcgaggcggcggcgtgcttCTGCCGCGAGCGTGGCACCGCTGACCTGTTGGAGTGCGCAACGGAAACGGAGTCATTACGCGACTTTCTCTCCAACTCCAAAGAGGGCGAGCTTGCTCGGATGAGGGAGAGCTACCGCACAAAGAGCAGCTTGGTGGATCGAATCGAGCGTTTTGAGCACCAGATTATGGTCGCCAAAAACCGCTCTGTGGCACACGCGGCGAAGATGCGCGACACCAGCGACGAACTGGAAAAGTTTAAAGTGCAGCATGATGAACTGGTGTCACGCCTGAGGAGCATGCGGGATGAGGCACTCGCTCACCTAGAGCACATGTTCCCGGAGCGCAAGATTCTCATCGTTGGCGACCTGAACAAGTACCTGGCATGA
- a CDS encoding hypothetical protein (TriTrypDB/GeneDB-style sysID: LpmP.30.3580), whose translation MEGPKKHEDASQRGITRHHVWRSKTGDFTVINLRDPSELLGIQEAPALTPPAETKQGAATSPPPPLRQSAARQMTGKQESLNALLAKLQLCRPVQESASQQPTVAKQTPTPTQSPASTVPPAAPSAAGSSALLPTARAPSPAAAMSEANDPSFPDPKESLSSPSGQFEFITGTNIPGQGVVKRTEAVDESSSMALFHDPLWGGSLDAFALPQLSKPSPKPQLRASLSELYASAASNNASAFASPRMPAPQLQEVTSPSATTVTASAMPTTMTSPTMPMMGGIIQPPTPPQLNTSYPMYTLPIQYMVQPPQFLTGMVYNAPNLFPYGATAMMMTQPQHIPHGYAIPTAAMVRPGTNVKAMPFVPGNKM comes from the coding sequence ATGGAAGGGCCGAAGAAGCACGAGGATGCCTCCCAGCGGGGCATCACCCGCCATCATGTGTGGAGGAGCAAGACCGGTGATTTCACAGTAATCAACCTCCGAGACCCGAGTGAGCTGCTGGGGATTCAAGAAGCGCCGGCCCTAACTCCGCCAGCTGAAACGAAGCAGGGAGCCGCCACctccccgccaccgccgctgcgacagTCCGCAGCACGACAGATGACCGGAAAGCAGGAGAGCCTCAATGCCCTTTTGGCcaagctgcagctgtgccgtCCAGTGCAAGAGTcggcgtcgcagcagccgacggTTGCCAAGCAAACGCCGACCCCGACGCAGTCTCCAGCGAGCACCGTGCCTCCTGCTGCCCCCAGTGCGGCGGGTTCTTCAGCCTTACTGCCGACGGCCCGTGCCCCCtcgccggctgctgcgatgTCGGAGGCGAACGATCCCTCCTTTCCTGACCCTAAGGAGTCGTTATCGAGCCCCTCCGGCCAGTTCGAGTTTATCACAGGCACAAACATTCCTGGCCAAGGAGTTGTGAAGAGGACTGAAGCCGTTGATGAATCATCCAGCATGGCCCTCTTCCACGACCCGCTCTGGGGAGGCTCTCTGGACGCGttcgcgctgccgcagctctcgAAGCCATCCCCTAAGCCCCAGCTTCGTGCCTCTCTGTCGGAGCTGTACGCTAGCGCTGCCTCCAACAACGCCAGCGCGTTTGCGTCCCCGCGGATGCCGGCGCCACAGCTCCAAGAGGTGACATCTCCTTCCGCCACCACGGTGACAGCGAGCGCCATGCCGACTACGATGACGTCTCCGACGATGCCGATGATGGGCGGTATCATCCAGCCCCCTACTCCACCGCAGCTGAACACATCTTATCCAATGTACACGCTGCCTATTCAGTACATGGTGCAACCGCCGCAGTTCCTCACTGGGATGGTGTACAACGCGCCGAACTTGTTCCCCTACGGTGCTACTGCGATGATGatgacgcagccgcagcacattCCACACGGTTATGCAATTCCTACCGCTGCAATGGTGAGGCCTGGCACCAATGTCAAGGCGATGCCGTTTGTTCCGGGAAACAAGATGTGA
- the CYC7 gene encoding CYC2-like protein, putative (TriTrypDB/GeneDB-style sysID: LpmP.30.3590) has product MSLRVRPYKTSAQTRLAEIVAAYVQHLMDLQASGCAEAILDGSVIPPPNAQYSSHDFFCAAHAPPISVKKYTARLVTYMHCSPEVFVFAVAYLRRLVLNGFPVHIRSIHRLLLTAVLVALKYRDDIYYRTSFYAEVGGVTPKDLCIMEMRFLFDLIRFEGEVSLADYHTVIRDITRVAEGHMIVKSISTESETCSQCGTSASTSTTSMPGDLDCLHETSDTCAHAWTRECEVFWGP; this is encoded by the coding sequence ATGTCGTTGCGAGTTCGCCCGTACAAGACGTCGGCACAGACCCGCTTGGCCGAGATCGTCGCTGCTTATGTTCAGCACCTGATGGATTTGCAGGCATCTGGCTGTGCTGAGGCCATCCTTGACGGATCTGTGATTCCCCCGCCGAACGCCCAGTACTCTTCGCACGACTTCTTTTGcgcggcacacgcgccacCGATTTCGGTGAAGAAGTATACGGCTCGCCTGGTGACTTACATGCACTGCTCACCCGAGGTATTTGTGTTTGCCGTTGCCTACCTGCGGCGGCTCGTGCTTAACGGATTCCCGGTGCACATACGGTCGATTCATCGTCTGCTGCTAACAGCCGTCTTGGTCGCACTCAAGTATCGAGACGACATATACTACCGCACGAGCTTCTACGCTGAGGTTGGTGGCGTTACACCGAAGGACTTGTGCATAATGGAAATGCGTTTTCTCTTCGATCTCATCCGCTTCGAAGGCGAGGTTTCTCTAGCAGATTACCACACTGTCATAAGGGACATTACGCGCGTGGCCGAGGGACATATGATAGTAAAGAGTATAAGCACCGAGTCGGAGACGTGCAGCCAAtgcggcacctctgccagTACCTCCACTACCTCGATGCCAGGCGATCTTGACTGTCTGCACGAGACGAGTGACACGTGTGCACACGCCTGGACACGCGAATGCGAAGTATTTTGGGGCCCCTaa
- a CDS encoding hypothetical protein (TriTrypDB/GeneDB-style sysID: LpmP.30.3600) codes for MPKGFEVYPLTAPQKEVVVNEALIRSAIAFKPSLTTEEDRVRVVGNQEKALCEKKVRREAAGIALEDVQTLLLSFRGIKRIENLSSLRSLTKLHLDNNRICRIENLESLVHLEWLDLSYNAIEVIEGLQSLQHLNCLSLYANKITALDGLSCLPELNTLSLGRNALENMDETLHYLHHLRHLQVLTLKECPLATLPHYRSRVLAFVRGLKFFDGHLVKKDEAAKAREAFRENLLPVDEEDEARAAAEKARADQEIIASSYQQYNCPNEVTLFDELLRLHPEGRNMEAILRSEALYSVAKEPLERYQAEFNEQLKQLTAAMKGIRERRDADDAAYRQAVAYTLHDCGALSQASIQRLEAVAKGHILKGAAQPPLGSTKRLPSQVARSLHAALEKLKEDLLEQEAHQYDVLEVLHSNTIAKWKADGVEVVLQSSFEALLRLETDFQVTVRHIFDTVFEQRRKGDSAEPTLHYAGQGDAMLAFLENKEEYQRTVNEWCELRRKRVEELEMYHLKAEEVLVNTRTSSIVDTEQDRHRRRVHEVCVYVKRMSDLIDGCDD; via the coding sequence ATGCCCAAAGGATTCGAGGTTTATCCACTGACGGCGCCGCAGAAGGAAGTGGTCGTCAATGAGGCTCTAATTCGTAGCGCCATAGCATTCAAACCGTCGTTAACCACCGAGGAGGATCGGGTTCGCGTCGTTGGTAATCAGGAAAAGGCACTTTGTGAGAAGAAGGTGCGGAGGGAGGCGGCTGGCATCGCGTTAGAGGACGTGCAGACACTTCTTCTTTCGTTTCGCGGCATCAAGCGTATCGAAAACCTGAGCTCCCTGCGCTCTTTGACAAAGCTGCACCTGGATAACAACCGAATCTGCCGTATTGAGAACCTCGAGAGCCTCGTGCATCTTGAGTGGCTGGATTTGAGCTACAACGCCATCGAAGTGATCGAAGGGCTGCAGTCGCTACAGCATCTCaactgcctctccctctacgCGAATAAAATTACTGCCTTAGACGGACTGTCGTGTTTACCAGAGCTGAACACGCTTAGTTTAGGCCGCAATGCACTCGAGAACATGGATGAGACCCTACATTATTTGCACCACCTGCGGCACCTACAGGTGCTGACGTTGAAGGAGTGTCCGTTAGCTACTTTGCCACACTACCGGTCTCGAGTGCTTGCGTTTGTGCGTGGGCTGAAGTTTTTTGATGGACACCTTGTGAAGAAGGATGAGGCTGCAAAGGCACGCGAGGCGTTTCGCGAGAATTTGCTCCcggtggacgaggaggacgaagctcgtgctgcagcagagaaggcACGGGCAGATCAAGAGATCATCGCGTCGTCATACCAGCAGTACAACTGCCCGAACGAGGTGACGCTATTTGATGAGCTACTCCGTCTCCATCCTGAAGGTCGGAACATGGAGGCCATTCTCCGAAGCGAGGCGCTGTACTCAGTTGCAAAGGAGCCGCTGGAGCGGTATCAAGCGGAGTTCAACGAGCAACTGAAGCagctcaccgccgccatgaAGGGCATCCGTGAGCGCCGCGACGCTGATGACGCGGCCTATCGCCAGGCTGTCGCCTACACACTACACGACTGCGGCGCTTTGTCGCAGGCCTCCATTCAGCGGCTCGAGGCAGTTGCGAAGGGACACATTCTCAAAGGCGCTGCCCAACCACCACTGGGATCGACGAAGCGGCTTCCCTCTCAAGTGGCCAGGTCGCTGCACGCGGCtctggagaagctgaaggaagATCTTTTAGAGCAAGAGGCGCATCAGTACGACGTgctcgaggtgctgcacagcaACACTATCGCAAAGTGGAAGGCGGatggggtggaggtggtgcttcAGAGCTCTTTtgaagcgctgcttcgccttgAGACGGACTTTCAGGTGACAGTGCGGCACATCTTTGATACTGTCtttgagcagcggcgcaaaGGTGACAGTGCAGAGCCGACGTTACACTACGCAGGCCAAGGCGATGCCATGCTTGCCTTTCTCGAGAACAAGGAAGAGTATCAGCGCACTGTGAACGAGTGGTGCGAGCTGCGACGCAAACGTGTCGAGGAGCTTGAAATGTACCACCTCAAGGCAGAGGAGGTCTTGGTAAACACGCGGACAAGTTCTATTGTGGACACGGAGCAGGACCGCCACCGACGGCGCGTGCATGAGGTGTGCGTATACGTAAAAAGAATGTCGGACCTGATTGATGGGTGTGATGATTGA
- a CDS encoding ribosomal protein L15, putative (TriTrypDB/GeneDB-style sysID: LpmP.30.3610) produces the protein MGAFMYLNELWKKKSSDVMRFIQRIRSWEYRHQHTVVRLRRPTRPEKARMLGYKTKQGFCVFRVRVRRGGRKRPAHKGITYGKPKTSGVLGMKLNKNNQAVAEQRLGKRFGNLRVLNSYWVNMDSTFKWYEVIAVDPMCKTIRRDPRINWIVNSVHKHREQRGLTSAGRKHRGLRHKGHKASKLRPSYRAAWRRNNRIVFLRKR, from the coding sequence ATGGGTGCATTCATGTACTTGAACGAGCTGTGGAAGAAGAAGTCTTCCGATGTGATGCGCTTCATCCAGCGTATCCGCTCGTGGGAGTACCGTCACCAGCATACGgtggtgcgcctgcgccgccccaCGCGCCCGGAGAAGGCCCGCATGCTTGGCTACAAGACGAAGCAGGGCTTCTGCGTGTtccgcgtgcgcgtgcgccgtGGTGGCCGCAAACGTCCAGCCCACAAAGGTATCACATACGGTAAGCCGAAGACCAGCGGTGTGCTCGGCATGAAGCTGAACAAAAACAACCAAGCCGTTGCGGAGCAGCGTCTGGGCAAGCGCTTCGGCAACCTGCGCGTGCTGAACTCGTACTGGGTGAATATGGACTCCACGTTCAAGTGGTATGAGGTCATTGCCGTAGACCCGATGTGCAAGACCATCCGCCGCGATCCCCGCATCAACTGGATCGTCAACTCTGTGCACAAGCACCGTGAGCAGCGCGGTCTGACTTCTGCTGGCCGCAAGCACCGTGGTCTGCGTCACAAGGGCCACAAGGCCTCCAAGCTGCGCCCGTCGTACCGCGCTGCGTGGCGCCGCAACAACCGCATTGTGTTTCTGCGCAAGCGTTAA
- a CDS encoding V-type ATPase, C subunit, putative (TriTrypDB/GeneDB-style sysID: LpmP.30.3620), whose amino-acid sequence MPVEAEVLPTPTRLPPDDALYVVGSLTRYILIVVIVLFGIIPALCGTVFPPFSALWSILAAVSPYVWASMGTGIGIALSILGAAWGILTSGASISGAAIRAPEIRSKNLISIIFCEAVAIYGVILAIIMMGKIQASNLSVGSNGTYTYETIAGGYTLFAAGIAVGIGNMACGISVGIVGSSCAIADAHSSSLFVKVLVIEIFASALGIFAVITGILMAQKVQMQ is encoded by the coding sequence AtgccggtggaggcggaAGTGCTTCCGACGCCAACGCGTCTGCCGCCCGATGACGCACTGTATGTGGTGGGGAGCCTCACTCGGTATATCCTCATCGTCGTAATTGTCCTTTTTGGCATCATCCCTGCCCTCTGTGGCACtgtcttcccccccttctcagcGCTGTGGAGCATCCTGGCGGCTGTGTCGCCATATGTGTGGGCCTCGATGGGGACCGGCATCGGCATCGCGCTCTCCATTCTCGGCGCCGCATGGGGCATTCTAACAAGTGGTGCGTCGATCAGCGGTGCGGCTATCCGGGCTCCAGAAATCCGGAGCAAGAACCTCATCTCCATAATTTTCTGCGAGGCCGTGGCGATCTACGGTGTTATTCTTGCCATCATCATGATGGGCAAGATACAGGCGAGCAATTTATCCGTCGGTAGCAACGGCACCTACACCTATGAGACCATCGCCGGCGGCTACACCCTCTTCGCTGCCGGCATCGCGGTAGGCATCGGTAACATGGCGTGCGGTATCTCGGTCGGCATTGTCGGCAGCAGTTGTGCTATTGCCGatgcgcacagcagcagcttatTTGTGAAGGTGCTCGTGATTGAGATTTTCGCTTCGGCGCTTGGTATCTTTGCGGTCATTACGGGCATTCTGATGGCACAGAAGGTTCAAATGCAGTAG
- a CDS encoding hypothetical protein (TriTrypDB/GeneDB-style sysID: LpmP.30.3630) yields MAASQLVLQRYTELINRGDLDAAFNYLSEDIIYLTWLGVVEGKDNVVTFLRDNVRFLHFTKNFNRWRQVQHCLDADLSLHLDGSGASDSTVLDHDGYDAQRYACFERDGTIANIVKLSMQKTCVKETIVIRDNKVILVVLMQQL; encoded by the coding sequence ATGGCTGCGTCACAGCTAGTGCTGCAGCGATACACTGAACTGATTAACAGGGGCGATCTCGATGCCGCATTTAACTATCTCTCTGAGGACATCATCTACCTCACGTGGCTTGGTGTGGTCGAAGGGAAGGATAACGTTGTGACGTTTCTGCGGGATAACGTGCGCTTTCTGCACTTCACGAAGAATTTCAATCGCTGGCGACAAGTGCAGCATTGCCTGGACGCGGACTTGAGCCTGCACCTCGATGGCTCAGGTGCCAGCGACTCGACGGTGCTTGACCACGATGGATACGACGCGCAAAGGTACGCGTGCTTCGAGCGAGATGGCACAATTGCAAACATAGTGAAGCTCTCCATGCAGAAAACGTGCGTGAAGGAGACGATTGTGATTCGCGACAATAAAGTGATTCTCGTAGTcttgatgcagcagctgtga
- a CDS encoding hypothetical protein (TriTrypDB/GeneDB-style sysID: LpmP.30.3640) — MKTVKAARERGVEMSIAMREREIAALEREKNELQSFMASAKPRGCEDQLLASYPVLDYCGRRPRKSIKSISVEQYGNIMIQLDIAKKAIDSQNQKDRADVQLLNRLIREQEKEHKMFLQKTKKISEKAGINLKWFTDRQCADAMRLQDYKTEVSLAELEARKRLVEHEVKAAKAIVERKGAAIITLTNLVEKRRSTIDEVDALYNQIRVVDRDTIIAKEELERLNADMQDADAWLEARPNPSESLARKIIDEDHTVIKGEKEQTVNEQRVPQERVIKAQDYRIAQLEERAKVVDKALKSNGLSREVDRIVALGSSLGELEVPESQEELYDIEKIIPAQEQIHPGIYNLLLTEKERAARTVSILTISAKEKEEVTAELTTRLERLAGECTAAIQELDNCASELVASQEQQRVQALKWVREERKRCLRLFHETELFAKSTKEGS; from the coding sequence ATGAAGACAGTAAAGGCTGCTCGCGAGCGCGGGGTTGAAATGAGCATCGCCATGCGCGAACGCGAGATCGCTGCTctggagcgggagaagaaTGAGCTGCAGTCCTTCATGGCCTCCGCGAAACCGCGAGGGTGCGAGGACCAGCTGCTCGCTTCTTATCCCGTGCTCGACTACTGCGGCAGGAGGCCGCGAAAGTCAATCAAAAGCATTTCAGTGGAGCAGTACGGCAACATCATGATTCAGCTGGATATTGCAAAGAAGGCAATCGATTCTCAGAATCAGAAGGACCGCGCCGATGTCCAACTGCTGAACCGCCTAATTCGtgagcaggagaaggagcacaaGATGTTCCTGcagaagacgaagaagatAAGTGAAAAAGCTGGTATTAACCTCAAGTGGTTCACAGATCGTCAGTGTGCGGACGCCATGAGGTTGCAGGATTACAAGACGGAAGTCTCTCTTgcagagctggaggcgcGCAAGCGCCTCGTTGAGCACGAAGTCAAGGCAGCCAAGGCCATTGTAGAAAGGAAGGGTGCTGCCATCATAACGCTTACCAACCTTGTGGAAAAGCGCCGCTCCACCATCGACGAAGTAGATGCTTTGTACAACCAAATTCGTGTTGTAGACCGCGATACAATCATTGCGAAGGAGGAGTTGGAGCGTCTGAATGCTGATATGCAGGATGCGGACGCTTGGCTTGAGGCGCGGCCGAATCCGTCCGAGTCGCTGGCACGCAAAATAATTGATGAGGACCACACCGTGATcaagggggagaaggaacAGACTGTGAATGAGCAGCGTGTCCCGCAGGAGCGCGTCATCAAGGCGCAGGACTACCGCatcgcgcagctggaggagcgcgcGAAGGTTGTTGACAAGGCGCTCAAGAGCAACGGACTTTCTCGCGAAGTCGACAGGATTGTGGCGCTCGGCTCGTCGCTGGGCGAGCTGGAAGTGCCGGAGAGCCAGGAGGAGCTCTACGACATTGAGAAGATCATACCAGCCCAGGAACAGATTCACCCTGGCATCTACAATCTACTGCTCActgagaaggagagggcggcgcgCACTGTCAGCATTCTCACTATTTCTGccaaggagaaggaggaggtcaCTGCCGAGCTCACGACCCGGCTAGAGCGGTTGGCTGGGGAGTGCACTGCGGCGATCCAGGAGCTGGATAACTGCGCGTCGGAGTTGGTGGCATCCCAGGAACAGCAGCGTGTGCAGGCGCTTAAGTGGGTGCGCGAGGAGCGTAAACGCTGCCTTAGGCTCTTCCATGAGACAGAACTCTTTGCAAAGAGCACAAAAGAGGGCTCGTAG